In a genomic window of Paramicrobacterium chengjingii:
- a CDS encoding nucleotidyl transferase AbiEii/AbiGii toxin family protein — translation MTPNPQHGTPAGDATLAIQRLARQTAGDVQELQTLYVLEALLARLAESEHRDDFVLKGGVLLAAFAVRRSTKDIDLQATGIANDETDVAERIREVVTIDLPDGVIFDPDSITASTIRDDDEYAGIRVKLVGLLGRARLTVGIDVNFGDPIWPAPRLIELPRIVALDQPPVEILGYPLTMVLAEKIITAIDRGPANTRWRDFADIYTLTRVHSVPADDLVASLGTVAEYRRVAMRPLLPTLERMPRVAQPKWRTWRTRVQRESDLPLEFTDVLNTVANFSDPALTQVAKGNWDVQTATWPR, via the coding sequence GTGACCCCGAATCCGCAACACGGCACCCCCGCGGGCGACGCGACCCTCGCCATCCAGCGACTTGCCCGCCAGACTGCCGGCGACGTGCAGGAGTTACAGACGCTCTACGTACTCGAGGCGCTCCTGGCTCGGCTCGCCGAGTCCGAGCATCGCGACGACTTCGTCCTCAAAGGAGGTGTGCTGCTCGCAGCTTTCGCTGTTCGTCGATCGACCAAAGACATCGATCTCCAGGCAACCGGCATCGCGAACGACGAGACTGACGTTGCGGAACGGATCCGGGAAGTCGTCACCATCGATCTGCCTGACGGCGTGATCTTCGATCCAGACAGCATCACTGCCTCGACCATCCGTGACGATGACGAATACGCCGGGATCCGCGTGAAGCTCGTCGGCTTGCTGGGGCGCGCACGCTTGACCGTCGGCATCGATGTGAACTTCGGCGACCCTATTTGGCCGGCACCGCGGCTGATCGAACTCCCTCGCATCGTTGCGCTCGATCAGCCGCCGGTCGAGATCCTCGGCTACCCGTTGACGATGGTCCTCGCCGAGAAGATCATCACCGCCATCGACCGTGGACCAGCCAACACTCGCTGGCGAGACTTCGCCGACATCTACACGCTTACGCGAGTGCACAGCGTGCCGGCGGATGACCTCGTGGCGTCCCTGGGTACGGTAGCGGAGTATCGTCGAGTGGCCATGAGGCCACTTCTTCCAACACTGGAACGGATGCCGCGAGTCGCGCAGCCAAAGTGGCGCACCTGGCGCACCCGAGTGCAGCGCGAAAGCGATCTTCCGCTGGAGTTCACCGACGTGTTAAACACTGTCGCGAACTTTTCCGATCCGGCGCTCACTCAGGTGGCAAAAGGGAACTGGGACGTTCAGACAGCGACGTGGCCCCGGTAG
- a CDS encoding type IV toxin-antitoxin system AbiEi family antitoxin domain-containing protein produces the protein MDTATLPDLLRYGDLDRHGLTRHRFDRLIDDGEYERIAAGLFLRTGSTDDTTAAWMAIATKKPEATICLLSALAIHDLTDEIPTRSDIAIPRGAQPLMIQHAPIAWHRFEADTFAIGRTEHTLPGGLSIGLYSPERTIIDLFRLRHAWGSDLAVGALKRWLRERGNSPASLSALAERLPKARPALQNALEILL, from the coding sequence ATGGATACCGCGACGCTGCCTGATCTTCTCCGCTACGGAGATCTCGACAGGCATGGTTTGACCCGCCACCGTTTCGACCGGCTGATCGACGACGGCGAGTACGAGCGGATCGCCGCCGGGCTGTTCCTCCGGACCGGCAGCACCGACGACACGACGGCCGCGTGGATGGCGATTGCCACGAAGAAGCCCGAGGCCACGATCTGTTTGCTGTCGGCGCTCGCGATACATGACCTGACCGACGAGATCCCGACACGCAGCGACATCGCCATCCCCCGTGGCGCCCAGCCTTTGATGATCCAGCATGCTCCGATCGCCTGGCACCGATTCGAAGCCGACACATTCGCGATTGGCCGTACGGAGCACACCCTGCCCGGAGGCTTGTCGATCGGGCTGTATTCACCGGAACGGACGATCATCGACCTTTTCCGCCTCCGCCACGCATGGGGAAGTGACCTGGCCGTCGGCGCCCTCAAGCGATGGCTTCGAGAACGCGGAAACAGCCCGGCAAGCTTGTCCGCGTTGGCCGAGCGGCTCCCGAAAGCTCGCCCGGCGCTACAGAACGCGTTGGAGATCCTGCTGTGA
- a CDS encoding aspartate-semialdehyde dehydrogenase, which translates to MTQKLRIGIVGATGQVGTVMRSLLEEREFPFSEIRFFATARSAGSTIRFNDSDYEVEDVATADPTGLDIALFSAGATGSRTHAPRFAEAGAIVIDNSSAWRMDPEVPLIVSEVNPEAIDDAQKGIIANPNCTTMAAMPVIKALHDEAGIERLIVSTYQAVSGSGLAGAMELASQVRTAVQDENLLQLVHDGHAVSMPDPVKYVKHIAFDVVPMAGSIVEDDELETDEEKKLRNESRKILNLPGLRVSGTCVRVPVFTGHSLSINAEFANDITPARATEVLAAAPGVELADVPTPLDAAGNDPSYVGRIRADQSAPEGKGLALFIANDNLRKGAALNAVQIAEVIAAKKAAAV; encoded by the coding sequence ATGACTCAGAAACTCCGCATCGGTATCGTCGGCGCGACCGGACAGGTCGGCACCGTCATGCGCAGCCTTCTTGAGGAGCGCGAGTTTCCGTTCAGCGAGATTCGGTTTTTCGCCACAGCGCGAAGCGCTGGCTCGACGATTCGCTTCAACGATTCCGACTACGAGGTGGAAGACGTCGCGACGGCCGACCCGACAGGGCTCGACATTGCACTGTTCTCTGCGGGAGCAACGGGCTCACGCACGCACGCCCCGCGCTTCGCGGAAGCCGGAGCGATCGTCATTGACAACTCAAGTGCCTGGCGCATGGACCCCGAGGTTCCGCTCATCGTGAGCGAAGTGAACCCCGAAGCCATCGACGATGCTCAGAAGGGCATCATCGCCAACCCCAACTGCACAACCATGGCGGCGATGCCGGTGATCAAAGCGCTCCATGATGAGGCCGGCATTGAGCGGCTCATTGTCAGCACCTACCAGGCCGTTTCCGGTTCTGGACTCGCTGGGGCGATGGAACTTGCCAGTCAGGTGCGCACGGCTGTGCAAGACGAGAATCTTCTGCAGCTCGTGCACGACGGTCACGCCGTCTCGATGCCCGACCCGGTGAAGTACGTGAAGCACATTGCGTTCGATGTTGTGCCGATGGCGGGGTCGATCGTTGAAGATGACGAGCTTGAGACCGACGAAGAGAAGAAGCTTCGCAACGAGAGCCGCAAGATTCTGAACCTTCCCGGTTTGCGGGTATCGGGAACGTGCGTGCGTGTTCCCGTCTTCACCGGGCACTCGCTCTCGATCAACGCCGAGTTCGCCAACGACATTACGCCGGCGCGTGCAACCGAGGTTCTGGCTGCTGCGCCGGGTGTGGAACTGGCTGACGTGCCAACTCCACTGGATGCCGCGGGAAACGACCCGTCGTATGTCGGGCGTATCCGTGCAGACCAATCCGCGCCCGAGGGCAAGGGACTGGCACTGTTCATCGCGAACGACAACCTGCGCAAGGGCGCTGCACTCAATGCGGTGCAGATCGCTGAGGTTATCGCGGCAAAGAAAGCTGCCGCGGTCTAA
- a CDS encoding aspartate kinase, producing the protein MSLIVQKFGGSSVSDAESVKRVAKRIVDTRKAGNDVVVAVSAMGDTTDELIDLANAVTPLPPPREMDMLLSSGERISMSLLAMAIKSMGYEARSFTGMQAGMITDGQHGSARIVDVTPVRIREALDDGAIAIVAGFQGFNLDTSEITTLGRGGSDTTAVALAAALGADVCEIYTDVDGIFTMDPRVVPLARKIDVITAEEMLELAASGAKVLYIRAVEYARRHGVTLRVRSSFTNDEGTLVINPKEGDSMEQPIVTGIATDLSEAKITIVGIPDVPGKAAQIFKIVAKTDANVDMIVQNVSAAATGLTDISFTLPKDQAQNVLQSLRSEQEDVGYTALQHDDQIGKLALVGAGMRANSGVSAKLFEALYENDINIDMISTSEIRISVVTRADTLEKAARVVHTAFGLDADHVAVVHGGTGR; encoded by the coding sequence GTGAGCCTCATTGTTCAAAAGTTCGGCGGATCGTCCGTTTCGGATGCCGAGAGTGTTAAGCGTGTTGCAAAACGCATCGTCGACACACGCAAAGCAGGCAACGACGTTGTCGTCGCCGTGTCGGCCATGGGCGACACGACGGACGAGCTCATTGACCTCGCCAACGCGGTGACGCCGTTGCCGCCACCGAGAGAGATGGACATGCTGCTCTCGTCGGGCGAGCGCATTTCGATGTCGCTTCTCGCGATGGCGATCAAGAGCATGGGCTACGAAGCGCGCTCCTTCACCGGCATGCAGGCGGGCATGATCACCGATGGGCAGCACGGCTCGGCACGCATCGTCGACGTGACGCCCGTGCGCATTCGGGAAGCACTCGACGACGGTGCGATCGCGATCGTCGCCGGCTTTCAAGGGTTCAACCTCGATACAAGCGAAATCACAACGCTTGGCCGCGGCGGCTCAGACACAACAGCTGTGGCGCTCGCCGCAGCGCTTGGCGCCGACGTCTGCGAAATCTATACCGACGTGGACGGCATCTTCACGATGGACCCGCGCGTCGTGCCGCTTGCCCGCAAGATCGACGTGATCACGGCTGAGGAGATGCTTGAACTCGCAGCATCCGGAGCTAAAGTCCTGTACATCCGAGCCGTCGAATACGCGCGCCGCCACGGTGTGACGCTGCGCGTTCGCTCCAGCTTTACAAACGACGAGGGCACACTCGTCATCAATCCCAAGGAAGGCGACTCCATGGAACAGCCGATCGTCACCGGAATCGCGACAGACCTCAGCGAGGCAAAGATCACCATCGTGGGAATTCCGGATGTTCCCGGCAAGGCCGCGCAGATCTTCAAGATCGTCGCCAAGACCGACGCCAACGTCGACATGATCGTGCAGAATGTGTCGGCGGCCGCCACAGGCCTCACCGATATTTCGTTCACCCTGCCGAAAGACCAGGCGCAGAATGTGCTGCAGTCACTGCGTTCAGAGCAAGAAGACGTGGGCTACACAGCCCTACAGCACGACGACCAGATCGGAAAACTCGCTCTCGTGGGTGCCGGTATGCGTGCCAACTCCGGTGTCTCGGCGAAGCTGTTCGAGGCGCTGTACGAGAACGACATCAACATCGACATGATCTCGACAAGTGAGATTCGCATTTCAGTCGTCACCCGCGCAGACACACTCGAGAAGGCCGCACGCGTCGTGCACACGGCATTCGGACTCGACGCCGACCACGTTGCCGTCGTCCACGGCGGCACCGGCCGCTGA